The Aureibacillus halotolerans region CCATTGTAAAGGGTTTTTTCATTGTATAACGACTTGTTTATTGAACATTCTTTGTATTTTTAATGATCAGTACCTTTTAATGCAACGCTAGTGATAAAAACTATATTAAAGCCTGTGTCTATCGAGAATTGGTATGAATGTACCCAGCTTAAAGTGAAGCCAGAGCAACTTAATGTCTTTCCTGCACCTGTCGTTTATTGGATTGCCGAATCAAAATATGTAGATGGTTTCACATTGCGCGCTATTTACTCAAAAGAAATTCTCGTCGGATTTCTCGTATTTTGTACGACTCCGGATCAGGATGATAACTATTGGATTCCTGCCTTAATGATTGACGAAAAGCATCAAGGCAAAGGGCATGGGAAAGCTGCATTGGAAGCATTGATTCAGTTAATGAGTATGTCTCATTGTAAAAGAATAATGATTGGACATCGACCAGACAATCCTATTGCAGGGAAGTTATATGAAACGTTAGGATTTAAAAAAGTTAGTGAAGAAGTCATAGACGGTGAAATCATACGTGTACTCGAAACGGTTTAACAAATTGCAAAGACTGCCGAAAGTTGCCGGGAGTCTTACTTAGTTGAAGACAAAAAACTAAGGTGCTCTCCTTTAAAAGGAATACCTGGATTTATTTTGGTATATTTTTTGAATATGGTTATATTCACACAAAGGGCCTCCTCCCCTTTGTGTGAAGATTGAAGTCCTTTTTGGATGGGACGGTTTTAATTTCAAGCCATTTGGAAGGAAGTGGGTTGGTGCTGAATTGCTAACTTTCCACCTTTACTGAGACGCCGGCATAATCAGCAGCTCTTCATACGTTTCTAAAGCAGCATCAAACTCTTGTTCCTTGAGGTCAGCATCCTCCGAAACGGCAAAGAAGACGAAGGGGCCGACCGACTTCAGCACATGATTCTCGACGAGGTACAATTCTTCCGGGCGATAGCCGCTGAATTTCACCTTTTGTTCCTCGATTCGTTGCTGAATATGTGCCATCATGGTGTCCGTTTTGCTTCCATCGTTGACTTTGATGATGGCAAGCTCATCCGCTTTGACGTTCGATAAAGCGGTGTACACAACGAAATCCTCTATATCATTCGCCTCAATATCGTATATTTTTTGTAGCTTTTCTATATCTCCTTGGTCCATCTCACTTCCATCAGTTTCTTGCTGAATATGTTCATCCAAAGTGGCAACGGTGAGTGTTTCGTATTCTACTCTACCGTTGGAGCAGCCGCTCACAAGCCCAACCGCGGCCATCAGCGCAAGCATGACAATGCCTTGATGTTTCATTGCAATCCCTCCGTTATGTTCATAATCGATGAGTCTTCAAAAAACGTCTTCATGTTGTATAAAAAAAGCGTGCTGTCGATTTGTCTCTCTTCGATCAGTGCCAAAAGTGACTTGTCATAATACCGTGGATCGACGACATTGATTTCACTAAAGTGTTCCGTCAAAAAAGGCAGCAAGCTATTGGCATATGAATCTTTAATCACAAGTATCTTCTTGTCCTCTGGGCTGTCCGTGGTGATGCGAACGAGCGGATGGTTGCCATCTAAAAAGACGGCGTATTTGTCTTTTGTGCGGAGGTGATCAGGCTCGTAAAGAGAATCTGAGACCCGCCCTTCCTCAACGTAGTTCACCTTGATTGTGCTTTGCTTTTTCGGAAGATAGAGGTGGATGTTGTCCGGCTCAAGGTGACGAAATCCACTTTTTGAATAAAGCGAGCCATAGAACTCGTCCGTTGCCTGAAGAATATCGAACGACGTTTTGTCCTGCGGAACGATACCCATCTCTAGGCAAAGCGCTCGATAAGCATAATAAGCGCCTGTTGTTGTCCAATGATGATCGGTTTTATAGTACATAAGCTCCTCCTGCTTTCCCGCCAACGCATTGAACACATCGACAAAGCGAATCTCCTCAGGGAGCCGTTGGCGTAGTCGAATCAGATCGTTTTGTTGATCGCCAATAGGCGCAAAGGCAGGAAGCTTGTTTGGGAGCACACCGGCAATTGTCGGGGCTACCATTACATACATGGGCAGATCGGACGTAGCCTCGTGGAATGTCTGAATGGCTTGGACCCTTTCCTGCATGACGGCCTCTGATGGCGACGTGTAATGCTCCATCAGATGACCGTTTTCGCCTAAAAAAACGCCATTGCTTTCCTTTTTTCCTAAAGCACGGTCAGCGTCGGTCTTCACACCGATCCAAGCGTTCCGGAACGCAAATTGATCCGACGTATACTGCTCATATTCAGAAACAAATTCTCCCTCCACAAGTGAATTCAGTGAGAAATCTGGCCGTTCTTCTAATACGCGATTTTCCTCTTCTGAGAACGACTTGTCGTCTGTAAGCACGTCGGCCGCAACCACCGCACCAACAAACACCACCAGCAGTAGACCTGTAATTGCGCGATGATTCGAACCGTTTTTCATATGGAACTGTCCCTCCCTTTAAAAGCGAAAATATAAAAACGGATTGTATGTCTCATCGACGAGGTAGGCTGTTGCCAAGACCAATGCGAGAGCATAAAACGCTGGAGTGACGATGATTCCCCCAAGGCGCCATTTGACCTGTAGCCACGCGATTATCCGACTTGGAAGTGGTGTCGCAAACACGGCACAAAGCACGAGCAGAAGAGCATTCGTCGACAGGTCATAAAGAGCTTGTCGATCCGCCAGTTCAGCCGTGACGTTGAACATCGTTCCGAGAAACTCCCAAACAGAAGACAATTGAACGAACTCGAACACCACCCAGCCAACCACCACAGCAAGCATCGTGTAAAGATGAGCTACCAAGCGAGGGAGCCGCTGCAGCCAGTTCAGCAGAAATAACTTCTCCGTCGTCACGAGCAGGCCGAAATAGATGCCCCAAAGGACAAAGTTCCAGCTGGCACCGTGCCATAACCCGGTCAACAACCAGACAATCAGCAAATTACGGAGCTGATTGCCCAACCCTCTCCGGTTGCCACCGAGCGGTATATACACATATTCGCGAAACCATGAGCCTAACGAGATATGCCATCGTCGCCAAAACTCCGTCACGCTTTTTGAGGTGTACGGGTAATTGAAATTTAGTTTAAAATCAAAGCCGAACATTTTGCCGAGTCCACGCGCCATATCTGAATAGCCGCTAAAGTCGAAGTAAATTTGGAACGTGAACGCTATGATGCCAAGCCAGGCCGCCAGCATCGTCACATCCTCAGGCGGCGTCGATTTCACACTCGTCCACAACATGCCAATGTTGTTGGCAAGCAGCACCTTTTTTGCTAACCCACGAATGAACAATTCTGCCCCTTCACCAAACTTGTCGAGCGTCACCTTGCGTGAGACAAGCTGGCTGGCAACGTCGGCGTATTTGACAATCGGACCGGCCACGAGCTGCGGAAACATCATGACATAGGTGCCAAAAGTGATGACGTTTCGCTGGGCACTCACCTTTCCAAGATACACGTCGATACAATAGGACATCGTTTGGAACGTGTAAAAGGAAATACCAATCGGCAACGGAAGATCCGCGACGTGTAGCTCGGTGTCCAACAGTTGATTCAGATTGTCTGCGATGAACTCGGCGTATTTGAAAAAGCCAAGAATGGCGATATTGCCGATGATAGAGAAGATGAAGACAGCCCTCGCCACTGCCTTCCGATGCCTGTATTTCTCAATCAGCAGCCCATTGACATAATCGAAAAAGGTGGAGAAAACCATGAGAAAAATATACACTGGTTCGCCCCAGGCGTAAAAAACGAGGCTTGTGGCAAACAACACGGTGTTCTTCAGCTTTTTTGGTGCAATGGCATACAAAAGCAGCGCTGCCGGCAAGAATTGAAACAGAAAGTTTAAGCTGCTGAAGACCAACGTCCGTTACCTCCCAGGCTCATTCACCATTTTGGATGTCCTTCAAGGAATCAAGCAGCAGCGGATAAAACGCTTTTTCGAAATGTATGCCATCCTCCCCATACAGATCTGAATGCTCCGTAACAAGTGGCGTTAGATCAATATAGCCGACATTCTCTTTAGCGGCGAGTGCTTTAACTTCCTCATTGTACGCCTCGATATTTTGGTAACGCGGCTCCTTTTCAATTGCGGCTTCCGTCACTAGGGTGACCGACAGCAGCGTGATTTCCGCTTCGGGAAGCTCCGTTTGTATCGTGTTGATGACTTCGCCGTAGTGTGTCAATGAGTAATCGATCGGATCGTCGGTTGGAAAAAGAAGATCGATCGAACCAAATTGGATGTACACGTGCTCAGGTGCTCTTTCAATGAGAACGGGAAGGTCCTCTAGCGCAAATTCAGCTGTTTTTCCTGCGCCAGCAAGGACGTTTTTCTCGTCTAGAATGTCATGATAGGACAGCCCCTCTGTGACCGAGTCCCCGAAAAAAAGGCTTGTCTGATACGTGGTTTCATAGGAAGAATCCAGGGAATCTGTCGGGGGTTCTGTTGCCTCTTCAAGCTGTGAAGCTGTTGTATGTTCCTCTTTCGTCTGATTTCCGCATGCCGTGACCAATAAAGTGACAGCTGCCGCCAAAAATACACCAATCCATCTTTTTTGCATCCTTCATTCCTCCATTTCTTGTGCTCAAATAGAAGGATAGTTGAAGGAAATGAAGATCAAATGCAGACCGAATGAAGAACACATAAAAAAAACGCAGAACATCACGTTCTACGCAGAGTCAAAGCGACTATTTTTCTCCTTCTTTAATTCAAAATAAAACAGCACACCGTCTTCGGTATTGCGTGCTCCATAAGGAATTCCGTGCAACTCCAAAATTTGCTTAGTGATGGCAAGGCCGAGCCCAGTGCCGCCGGTCGAACGGTCACGGGAGCTCTCGCCGCGGTAAAAACGGTCCCAAATTTTCTCCATCTGCTCGTCTGGAATGTGGGCGCCTTTGTTCTCTATGCTTACATTGACGGTTTCCTCTGTCTCGACGGTCTGTACGAGAATGGCCTCGCCTTCTGGCGTATAGCGAATCGCATTCGTCAGGAAATTCACAACGACCTGCTCGATGCGCAACGGATTGGCAACGACATCAATTGGGGCGAGATCGAGGTGCAGCTTTAGCTGCTTGCTTGTAATCTCGGACATCAGCTTCTCACAAACATTTTCCAACACCTGGTCGATACGGAACGGAGACATCTCCAGTTTGTATGTGCCCGATTCGTAT contains the following coding sequences:
- a CDS encoding DHHW family protein; protein product: MKNGSNHRAITGLLLVVFVGAVVAADVLTDDKSFSEEENRVLEERPDFSLNSLVEGEFVSEYEQYTSDQFAFRNAWIGVKTDADRALGKKESNGVFLGENGHLMEHYTSPSEAVMQERVQAIQTFHEATSDLPMYVMVAPTIAGVLPNKLPAFAPIGDQQNDLIRLRQRLPEEIRFVDVFNALAGKQEELMYYKTDHHWTTTGAYYAYRALCLEMGIVPQDKTSFDILQATDEFYGSLYSKSGFRHLEPDNIHLYLPKKQSTIKVNYVEEGRVSDSLYEPDHLRTKDKYAVFLDGNHPLVRITTDSPEDKKILVIKDSYANSLLPFLTEHFSEINVVDPRYYDKSLLALIEERQIDSTLFLYNMKTFFEDSSIMNITEGLQ
- a CDS encoding GDSL-type esterase/lipase family protein, which encodes MQKRWIGVFLAAAVTLLVTACGNQTKEEHTTASQLEEATEPPTDSLDSSYETTYQTSLFFGDSVTEGLSYHDILDEKNVLAGAGKTAEFALEDLPVLIERAPEHVYIQFGSIDLLFPTDDPIDYSLTHYGEVINTIQTELPEAEITLLSVTLVTEAAIEKEPRYQNIEAYNEEVKALAAKENVGYIDLTPLVTEHSDLYGEDGIHFEKAFYPLLLDSLKDIQNGE
- a CDS encoding MBOAT family O-acyltransferase encodes the protein MVFSSLNFLFQFLPAALLLYAIAPKKLKNTVLFATSLVFYAWGEPVYIFLMVFSTFFDYVNGLLIEKYRHRKAVARAVFIFSIIGNIAILGFFKYAEFIADNLNQLLDTELHVADLPLPIGISFYTFQTMSYCIDVYLGKVSAQRNVITFGTYVMMFPQLVAGPIVKYADVASQLVSRKVTLDKFGEGAELFIRGLAKKVLLANNIGMLWTSVKSTPPEDVTMLAAWLGIIAFTFQIYFDFSGYSDMARGLGKMFGFDFKLNFNYPYTSKSVTEFWRRWHISLGSWFREYVYIPLGGNRRGLGNQLRNLLIVWLLTGLWHGASWNFVLWGIYFGLLVTTEKLFLLNWLQRLPRLVAHLYTMLAVVVGWVVFEFVQLSSVWEFLGTMFNVTAELADRQALYDLSTNALLLVLCAVFATPLPSRIIAWLQVKWRLGGIIVTPAFYALALVLATAYLVDETYNPFLYFRF
- a CDS encoding GNAT family N-acetyltransferase, with amino-acid sequence MIKTILKPVSIENWYECTQLKVKPEQLNVFPAPVVYWIAESKYVDGFTLRAIYSKEILVGFLVFCTTPDQDDNYWIPALMIDEKHQGKGHGKAALEALIQLMSMSHCKRIMIGHRPDNPIAGKLYETLGFKKVSEEVIDGEIIRVLETV
- a CDS encoding DUF4358 domain-containing protein, whose translation is MKHQGIVMLALMAAVGLVSGCSNGRVEYETLTVATLDEHIQQETDGSEMDQGDIEKLQKIYDIEANDIEDFVVYTALSNVKADELAIIKVNDGSKTDTMMAHIQQRIEEQKVKFSGYRPEELYLVENHVLKSVGPFVFFAVSEDADLKEQEFDAALETYEELLIMPASQ